A single genomic interval of Streptomyces showdoensis harbors:
- a CDS encoding mechanosensitive ion channel family protein — MLWSALPTADAPPTVPVTLDEAAETATNAAGWVEQNWSTWLNTGLRIVLILVVALTLRMLIRRALTRLIERMNRSAQAVEGTALGGLLVNAERRRQRSEAIGSVLRSVASFLILGTAGLMVLGAFKIDLAPLLASAGVAGVAIGFGARNLVTDFLSGVFMIMEDQYGVGDSIDAGVASGEVVEVGLRVTKLRGVDGEIWYVRNGEIKRIGNLSQGWATAGVDVTVRPTEDLDRVSAVIGEAAEAMSKEEPWNERLWGPVEILGLSEVLLDSMTIRVSAKTMPGKKLGVERELRWRIKRALDAAGIRIVGGALPAQAEDSPADPSAGMAAPSAFASPTSPQSAAATPLPKPDLTK, encoded by the coding sequence GTGCTCTGGTCCGCCCTGCCGACCGCCGACGCCCCGCCCACCGTCCCGGTGACGCTGGACGAGGCCGCCGAGACGGCGACGAACGCCGCGGGCTGGGTGGAGCAGAACTGGTCCACCTGGCTGAACACGGGCCTGCGGATCGTGCTGATCCTGGTCGTGGCGCTGACGTTGCGGATGCTCATACGGCGGGCGCTGACCCGGCTCATAGAGCGGATGAACCGCTCGGCCCAGGCGGTGGAGGGGACGGCCCTCGGCGGACTGCTGGTCAACGCCGAGCGGCGCCGCCAGCGCTCCGAGGCCATCGGCTCGGTGCTGCGCTCGGTCGCGTCCTTCCTCATCCTCGGCACGGCCGGACTGATGGTCCTGGGCGCCTTCAAGATCGACCTGGCGCCGCTGCTCGCCTCGGCCGGTGTGGCGGGTGTGGCGATCGGTTTCGGCGCGCGCAACCTCGTGACGGACTTCCTCTCCGGCGTCTTCATGATCATGGAGGACCAGTACGGGGTGGGCGACTCGATCGACGCGGGGGTCGCATCGGGCGAGGTGGTCGAGGTGGGCCTGCGGGTGACGAAGCTGCGCGGCGTCGACGGCGAGATCTGGTACGTCCGCAACGGTGAGATCAAGCGGATCGGCAACCTCAGCCAGGGCTGGGCGACCGCCGGGGTGGACGTGACGGTCCGCCCGACGGAGGACCTGGACCGGGTGTCGGCGGTCATCGGCGAGGCGGCCGAGGCGATGTCCAAGGAAGAGCCCTGGAACGAGCGCCTGTGGGGCCCGGTGGAGATCCTGGGCCTGAGCGAGGTGCTGCTCGACTCGATGACGATCCGGGTCTCGGCGAAGACGATGCCGGGCAAGAAGCTGGGCGTGGAGCGCGAGCTCCGCTGGCGCATCAAGCGCGCCCTGGACGCGGCGGGCATCCGCATCGTCGGCGGCGCCCTGCCGGCCCAGGCCGAGGACTCCCCCGCCGACCCGTCGGCGGGCATGGCGGCCCCGTCGGCCTTCGCCTCCCCGACCTCGCCGCAGTCGGCGGCGGCCACCCCGCTGCCGAAGCCGGACCTCACGAAGTAG
- a CDS encoding HNH endonuclease, with amino-acid sequence MPHVLVLNASYEPLGVVPLRRALVLVLENKALCLEESGAFLHSESRVMAAPSVVRLKRFVRVPYRGPVPLTRRALFARDGGRCMYCGGVATSVDHVIPRSRGGTHAWENVVAACRRCNHVKADRHLRELGWRLRHQPAPPTGLAWRIIGTGHRDPRWLPYLQPYGADDALARIDSAVTAPQGVVTAS; translated from the coding sequence GTGCCGCATGTCCTGGTCCTCAACGCGTCGTACGAGCCGCTCGGCGTCGTACCGCTCCGCCGCGCGCTCGTCCTCGTCCTGGAGAACAAGGCACTCTGCCTCGAGGAGTCCGGCGCCTTCCTGCACAGCGAGAGCCGCGTCATGGCCGCACCCAGTGTGGTGCGCCTCAAGCGGTTCGTGCGGGTCCCCTACCGGGGGCCCGTTCCCTTGACCCGCAGAGCCCTCTTCGCCCGCGACGGCGGGCGCTGCATGTACTGCGGTGGCGTCGCAACCAGCGTCGACCACGTCATTCCGCGCAGCCGCGGGGGGACGCACGCCTGGGAGAACGTCGTGGCGGCCTGCCGCCGCTGCAACCACGTCAAAGCCGACCGGCACCTGCGGGAACTGGGCTGGCGGCTGCGGCACCAACCCGCCCCGCCGACCGGACTGGCCTGGCGGATCATCGGGACCGGCCACCGCGACCCGCGGTGGCTGCCCTACCTCCAGCCGTACGGCGCGGACGACGCGCTGGCCCGGATCGACTCGGCCGTGACCGCCCCCCAGGGGGTCGTGACGGCGAGTTGA
- a CDS encoding beta-N-acetylglucosaminidase domain-containing protein — protein MHLGHRRRTATAVAVAVIGGLLGGGAVPGPAQAAPRAPVAPAPPAPLAPPFTAPTAGAAALPSVWPRPQSLTATGGAVALGAEVTLLTAPDADPYAVAALRELLRAAGVRTVHEALPGRGPVVRVGEDAEGAREALEALRVAGRGDLPDGGYRLATGRFRGRDTLVLDGAGEDGLFHAVQTLRQLVRADGSLPGVRVRDWPGTAVRGITEGFYGRPWSREQRLAQVDFLGRTKQNRYLYAPGDDPYRRTLWREAYPAAERAAFRELAARARANHVTLAWAVAPAQAMCLSSDRDLEALTAKLDAMWELGVRAFQVQFQDVSYSEWHCSADADAFGRGPGAAARAHARVAGAVARHLAERHPGAEPLSLMPTEYYQDGATEYREALAEALDPRVQVAWTGVGAVPRSITGRELAGARDALRHPLVTMDDYPVNDYAQDRLFLGPATGREPAVAAGSAAYLATAMEQAAASRVPLFTAADFAWNPKGYRPQESWRAAVDDLAGPDPAARTALAALAGNGASSLLAPDAESAYLKPLADAFWASRTGADAAARERAARELRAAFTVMREAPGRLAVTAGGALRAEAGPWLEQLSRYGRAGETAVDMLLAQARGDGAGAWRAQLDLERRREELKGSPATVGKGVLDPFLARAVTESAAWTGADRERGPGLTSDVAEDAYTVRLERARPMETVTVMTEPGTGSGGTLEAFVAGEGWRALGPLAASGWTQADLAGLRADAVRIVWSGPAGRVRSLVPWFADGPRAGLELARAETDAEIGGPAVRVNAALEGRRAAEVRGALAARAPKGITVRLPKEALVPRGTRTTVPLEVSVAAGTPAGSYRVPVSFAGEQRVLTVRAFPRTAGPDLAPAGTASSSGDETPDFPAPLAVDGDPATRWSSPAEDGAWWQLELAEPARVGRVVLHWQDAYASRYRVQVSGDGRSWRTAATVRDGRGGRESVRMDAPDTRFLRVQGDARATEYGYSLWSVEAYAVAEPPGKAPGTPAPGTPPDAPATSPDASADGSADTAPDGSPEGERGGAPGSP, from the coding sequence GTGCACCTCGGACACAGGAGGCGGACGGCGACCGCGGTGGCCGTCGCGGTCATCGGCGGACTCCTCGGCGGTGGCGCGGTCCCGGGCCCGGCCCAGGCGGCACCCCGCGCCCCGGTCGCACCGGCCCCTCCCGCCCCTCTCGCCCCTCCCTTCACCGCCCCGACCGCGGGTGCGGCCGCACTCCCCTCCGTCTGGCCGCGGCCCCAGTCGCTGACCGCCACGGGCGGCGCCGTGGCGCTCGGCGCCGAGGTGACGCTGCTGACCGCCCCGGACGCCGACCCGTACGCCGTCGCCGCGCTGCGCGAACTGCTGCGGGCGGCCGGGGTGCGCACCGTCCACGAGGCGCTGCCGGGACGGGGACCGGTGGTCCGGGTCGGCGAGGACGCCGAGGGGGCGCGGGAGGCGCTGGAGGCCCTGCGGGTGGCCGGGCGGGGCGATCTGCCCGACGGCGGTTACCGGCTGGCGACCGGCCGCTTCCGGGGCCGGGACACCCTCGTGCTCGACGGGGCGGGCGAGGACGGCCTGTTCCACGCGGTCCAGACGCTGCGTCAGCTGGTCCGGGCCGACGGGAGCCTGCCGGGCGTCCGGGTGCGCGACTGGCCCGGCACCGCCGTGCGCGGGATCACCGAGGGCTTCTACGGGCGCCCCTGGAGCCGCGAGCAGCGGCTGGCCCAGGTCGACTTCCTGGGCCGCACCAAGCAGAACCGCTATCTCTACGCGCCCGGGGACGACCCGTACCGCCGGACGCTGTGGCGCGAGGCCTACCCCGCCGCCGAGCGGGCCGCGTTCCGCGAGCTGGCCGCCCGGGCCCGGGCCAACCACGTCACGCTCGCGTGGGCGGTCGCCCCGGCCCAGGCGATGTGCCTGTCCTCGGACCGGGACCTGGAGGCGCTCACGGCGAAGCTCGACGCCATGTGGGAGCTGGGGGTGCGCGCCTTCCAGGTCCAGTTCCAGGACGTCAGCTACAGCGAGTGGCACTGCTCCGCGGACGCCGACGCCTTCGGGCGCGGGCCCGGGGCCGCCGCCCGGGCGCACGCGCGCGTGGCGGGGGCCGTCGCCCGGCACCTGGCCGAGCGCCACCCGGGGGCGGAGCCGCTGTCGCTGATGCCGACGGAGTACTACCAGGACGGCGCGACGGAGTACCGCGAGGCGCTGGCGGAGGCCCTCGACCCGCGGGTGCAGGTGGCGTGGACCGGCGTCGGGGCGGTGCCGCGGAGCATCACCGGGCGCGAGCTGGCCGGGGCCCGTGACGCGCTGCGCCACCCGCTGGTCACCATGGACGACTACCCGGTCAACGACTACGCCCAGGACCGGCTCTTCCTCGGCCCCGCCACGGGCCGGGAGCCGGCCGTCGCCGCGGGCAGCGCCGCGTACCTGGCCACCGCCATGGAGCAGGCCGCCGCCTCGCGCGTGCCGCTGTTCACGGCCGCGGACTTCGCCTGGAACCCGAAGGGCTACCGGCCGCAGGAGTCCTGGCGGGCCGCCGTGGACGACCTGGCGGGACCGGACCCGGCCGCGCGGACGGCGCTGGCGGCGCTCGCCGGGAACGGCGCCTCCTCGCTGCTCGCCCCGGACGCCGAGTCGGCCTATCTGAAGCCGCTGGCGGACGCCTTCTGGGCGAGCCGCACCGGCGCCGACGCGGCCGCCCGGGAGCGGGCGGCGCGCGAGCTGCGGGCCGCGTTCACGGTGATGCGCGAGGCGCCCGGACGGCTGGCCGTGACGGCGGGCGGCGCCCTGCGCGCGGAGGCGGGCCCGTGGCTGGAGCAGCTGTCCCGGTACGGGCGGGCGGGCGAGACGGCCGTGGACATGCTGCTCGCCCAGGCGCGCGGCGACGGCGCCGGGGCCTGGCGGGCCCAGCTGGACCTGGAGCGGCGGCGCGAGGAGCTGAAGGGGAGTCCGGCGACCGTCGGCAAGGGCGTGCTCGACCCGTTCCTGGCGCGGGCGGTGACGGAGTCGGCGGCCTGGACGGGCGCGGACCGGGAGCGGGGCCCCGGGCTGACCTCGGACGTGGCGGAGGACGCGTACACGGTGCGGCTGGAGCGCGCGCGGCCGATGGAGACCGTCACCGTGATGACCGAGCCCGGCACCGGCTCCGGTGGCACCCTGGAGGCCTTCGTGGCCGGCGAGGGCTGGCGGGCGCTGGGCCCGCTGGCGGCCTCGGGCTGGACGCAGGCGGACCTGGCGGGGCTGCGCGCGGACGCGGTGCGGATCGTGTGGAGCGGCCCGGCGGGGCGGGTGCGGTCGCTGGTGCCGTGGTTCGCCGACGGGCCGCGGGCCGGGCTGGAGCTGGCCCGTGCGGAGACCGACGCGGAGATCGGCGGCCCTGCCGTCCGCGTGAACGCGGCCCTGGAGGGGCGGCGGGCGGCCGAGGTGCGCGGGGCGCTGGCCGCGCGGGCGCCGAAGGGGATCACGGTGCGGCTGCCCAAGGAGGCGCTGGTGCCGCGCGGCACGCGCACGACGGTGCCGCTGGAGGTGTCGGTCGCCGCGGGCACGCCGGCCGGCTCGTACCGCGTCCCGGTGTCGTTCGCGGGCGAGCAGCGGGTCCTGACGGTGCGGGCGTTCCCGCGGACGGCGGGCCCCGACCTGGCGCCGGCGGGCACGGCCTCGTCCTCGGGCGACGAGACGCCCGACTTCCCGGCCCCGCTCGCGGTGGACGGCGATCCGGCGACCCGCTGGTCCTCCCCCGCGGAGGACGGCGCCTGGTGGCAGCTGGAGCTGGCGGAGCCGGCCCGGGTGGGCCGGGTGGTGCTGCACTGGCAGGACGCCTACGCGAGCCGCTACCGGGTGCAGGTCTCCGGCGACGGGCGGAGCTGGCGTACGGCCGCCACGGTCCGGGACGGGCGGGGCGGGCGCGAGTCGGTGCGGATGGACGCGCCGGACACCCGTTTCCTCCGGGTGCAGGGCGACGCGCGGGCGACGGAGTACGGCTACTCGCTGTGGTCGGTGGAGGCCTACGCGGTGGCGGAGCCGCCGGGGAAGGCGCCCGGCACCCCGGCTCCCGGCACCCCGCCGGACGCCCCGGCGACCTCGCCGGACGCCTCCGCGGACGGCTCGGCGGACACCGCGCCGGACGGCTCGCCCGAAGGGGAGCGGGGCGGGGCCCCCGGCTCCCCCTGA
- the malQ gene encoding 4-alpha-glucanotransferase — protein MTLARLAELHGVATAYAPSEGVTVTVPEATVVAVLRALDVDASTPEAVAAALGAAERAARERLLPPTLVHWQDGPARPDLGLLPGTRLAVTTEDGTTVTGPAGAAGKGPDWSGLPLGVHRLAAEAPDGRRCTATLIVAPAHAPGPEGRAHGLLVQLYSLLSTRSWGMGDLGDLRELADWAGRTHGAGFVQVNPLHAAVPGAPTDPSPYRPSSRRFPDPVHLRIEDVPEYAHVDPARREELDRVLADAAELRERVLGKGALIDRDAVWEAKRRALELVHTVELGPGRRAAYRDFLAERGRALEDHATYQALAERHGHHWRRWPEGLRDPRTAEAAVRADAELAARVDFHCRLAWLTDGQLAAAADTARQAGMAVGIVHDLAVGVHPDGSDAWAQRHVFAAGMSVGAPPDAFNARGQDWGLPPWRPDVLAAEGYAPYRGLLRELLRHAGALRIDHVMGLFRLWWVPEGGEPTGGTYVRYDAEAMLAVLTLEAHRAGAAVVGEDLGTVEPGVREALARRGVLGTSVLWFERDWAGTGRPLPPEAWRADCVATATTHDLPSTAARLSGSHVALRHRLGLLTGELERERTRDAAETAEWLGLLQRLGLLPEGPGEEAAEIRAFHRFLAATPARMVGVWLPDAVGDRRPQNLPGTWDQYPNWRLPVAGPDGQPLTLEELAASPRAHALLRVLAEELGARTAPPGARSV, from the coding sequence GTGACCCTGGCCCGTCTCGCCGAACTGCACGGCGTCGCCACCGCGTACGCCCCCTCCGAGGGCGTCACGGTCACCGTGCCCGAGGCCACGGTGGTGGCCGTCCTGCGCGCCCTGGACGTCGACGCGTCCACGCCCGAGGCCGTCGCCGCCGCGCTCGGCGCGGCGGAACGGGCCGCCCGCGAGCGGCTCCTGCCGCCGACCCTCGTCCACTGGCAGGACGGGCCCGCCCGCCCGGACCTGGGCCTGCTGCCCGGCACCCGGCTCGCGGTGACCACCGAGGACGGGACGACCGTCACCGGACCCGCCGGGGCCGCCGGGAAGGGCCCCGACTGGAGCGGCCTCCCGCTCGGCGTGCACCGGCTCGCGGCCGAGGCCCCCGACGGGCGCCGCTGCACCGCCACCCTGATCGTCGCGCCCGCGCACGCGCCGGGGCCCGAGGGGCGGGCCCACGGACTGCTGGTCCAGCTCTACTCGCTGCTCTCCACCCGCTCCTGGGGCATGGGCGACCTCGGCGACCTGCGCGAGCTGGCCGACTGGGCGGGCCGGACGCACGGCGCCGGCTTCGTCCAGGTCAACCCGCTGCACGCGGCCGTGCCGGGGGCGCCCACCGACCCCTCCCCGTACCGCCCCTCCTCGCGCCGCTTCCCCGACCCGGTGCACCTGCGGATCGAGGACGTCCCCGAGTACGCGCACGTCGACCCGGCCCGCCGCGAGGAGCTCGACCGGGTCCTCGCCGACGCGGCGGAGCTGCGCGAACGGGTCCTCGGCAAGGGCGCGTTGATCGACCGGGACGCCGTGTGGGAGGCCAAGCGGCGGGCCCTCGAACTGGTCCACACCGTGGAGCTCGGCCCCGGCCGCCGCGCCGCCTACCGCGACTTCCTCGCCGAGCGCGGGCGCGCCCTGGAGGACCACGCCACCTACCAGGCGCTCGCCGAGCGGCACGGCCACCACTGGCGCCGCTGGCCCGAGGGGCTGCGCGACCCGCGGACGGCCGAGGCGGCGGTCCGGGCCGACGCGGAGCTCGCCGCCCGGGTCGACTTCCACTGCCGGCTCGCCTGGCTGACGGACGGCCAGCTCGCCGCCGCCGCGGACACCGCCCGGCAGGCCGGGATGGCGGTCGGGATCGTCCACGACCTGGCCGTCGGCGTCCACCCGGACGGCTCCGACGCCTGGGCCCAGCGGCACGTCTTCGCCGCCGGCATGTCGGTGGGCGCCCCGCCCGACGCCTTCAACGCCCGCGGCCAGGACTGGGGCCTGCCGCCCTGGCGCCCCGACGTGCTCGCCGCCGAGGGCTACGCCCCGTACCGCGGTCTGCTGCGCGAACTGCTGCGGCACGCGGGCGCGCTGCGGATCGACCACGTCATGGGTCTGTTCCGGCTCTGGTGGGTGCCCGAGGGCGGCGAGCCGACCGGGGGGACCTACGTCCGGTACGACGCCGAGGCCATGCTCGCCGTCCTCACCCTGGAGGCCCACCGGGCCGGGGCCGCGGTCGTCGGCGAGGACCTCGGCACGGTCGAGCCGGGGGTGCGGGAGGCCCTCGCCCGGCGCGGGGTGCTCGGCACCTCGGTGCTCTGGTTCGAACGGGACTGGGCCGGGACCGGCCGGCCGCTGCCCCCGGAGGCGTGGCGGGCCGACTGCGTGGCCACGGCCACCACCCACGACCTGCCCTCCACCGCCGCCCGGCTCTCCGGCTCCCATGTGGCGCTGCGTCACCGGCTCGGGCTGCTCACCGGCGAGCTGGAGCGGGAGCGGACCAGGGACGCCGCGGAGACCGCCGAGTGGCTGGGGCTGCTGCAGCGGCTCGGACTGCTGCCGGAGGGGCCGGGCGAGGAGGCCGCGGAGATCCGGGCCTTCCACCGCTTCCTGGCCGCCACCCCGGCGCGGATGGTCGGGGTGTGGCTGCCGGACGCGGTGGGGGACCGCCGGCCGCAGAACCTGCCGGGCACCTGGGACCAGTACCCCAACTGGCGGCTGCCGGTCGCGGGCCCCGACGGACAGCCGCTGACCCTGGAGGAACTGGCCGCCTCGCCCCGCGCGCACGCCCTGCTGCGGGTGCTCGCGGAGGAGCTCGGGGCCCGTACGGCACCCCCGGGCGCGCGGTCCGTTTAG
- a CDS encoding MarR family winged helix-turn-helix transcriptional regulator, with product MEKQTPAPGPAHDAVDAIADQWAVVRPDLDTLPMAVFGRIYRLAGAMRGKVDKAYAPYGGMSLGEFDVLATLRRSGEPYTLSPRQLTATLMITTGGMTGRLDKLERAGLITRSPDPNDRRGLRVTLTEEGRALVDQAVGAGLAQQRAAVEAALTQEESEQLAALLRKLLATTA from the coding sequence ATGGAGAAGCAGACACCCGCCCCGGGGCCCGCCCACGACGCCGTCGACGCCATCGCCGATCAGTGGGCCGTCGTGCGCCCCGACCTGGACACCCTGCCGATGGCCGTCTTCGGGCGGATCTACCGGCTCGCCGGCGCCATGCGGGGCAAGGTGGACAAGGCGTACGCGCCGTACGGGGGGATGTCGCTCGGCGAGTTCGACGTGCTCGCCACGCTGCGGCGCTCCGGGGAGCCGTACACCCTCTCACCGCGCCAGCTGACCGCCACCCTGATGATCACGACCGGCGGGATGACGGGCCGCCTGGACAAGCTGGAGCGGGCCGGGCTGATCACCCGCAGCCCCGACCCGAACGACCGGCGCGGACTGCGGGTCACGCTCACCGAGGAGGGCCGCGCCCTCGTGGACCAGGCCGTCGGCGCCGGGCTCGCCCAGCAGCGCGCGGCCGTGGAGGCGGCGCTCACCCAGGAGGAGTCGGAGCAGCTGGCGGCCCTGCTGCGCAAGCTGCTCGCCACGACCGCCTAG
- a CDS encoding EamA family transporter: protein MSRKAATVALTALAPISWGSTYFVTTEFLPPDRPLLTGLLRALPAGLLLLALTRKLPQGAWWWKSAVLGALNIGAFFPLLFLAAYRLPGGVAAVVGSVGPLFVVGLAALFLGDKPTVKGLLTAITAAFGVSLVVLKAGAALDAIGVVAGLLSALSMSAGTVFTKRWGRPEGVGALALTGWQLTAGGLIILPVAFLVEGAPPALTGTNLAGYAYLAFGNTAISYFLWFRGIERLSASSVTLLGPLSPITAAVIGWAALGQALGPVQLLGMVIAFGATLVAQMGPRTAGTEKEAAAEAAAEATLEAAPGTTESFSSAEQNGQEVSMDLEGSAVRR from the coding sequence ATGTCCCGCAAGGCCGCAACCGTCGCACTGACCGCGCTCGCCCCGATCTCCTGGGGCTCCACCTACTTCGTGACCACGGAGTTCCTGCCCCCCGACCGGCCGCTCCTCACCGGTCTGCTGCGCGCCCTGCCGGCCGGGCTGCTGCTCCTGGCCCTCACCCGCAAGCTGCCGCAGGGTGCCTGGTGGTGGAAGTCCGCGGTGCTCGGCGCCCTCAACATCGGAGCCTTCTTCCCGCTCCTCTTCCTCGCCGCCTACCGCCTGCCCGGCGGTGTGGCCGCCGTCGTCGGCTCGGTCGGCCCGCTCTTCGTCGTCGGCCTCGCCGCCCTCTTCCTGGGCGACAAGCCCACCGTGAAGGGGCTGCTCACCGCCATCACCGCCGCCTTCGGCGTCAGCCTCGTGGTCCTCAAGGCCGGAGCCGCGCTCGACGCGATCGGTGTCGTCGCCGGGCTGCTCTCCGCGCTCTCGATGTCCGCGGGCACCGTGTTCACCAAGCGCTGGGGCCGCCCCGAGGGCGTCGGCGCGCTCGCCCTCACCGGCTGGCAGCTCACCGCGGGCGGTCTGATCATCCTGCCCGTCGCCTTCCTGGTCGAGGGCGCCCCGCCCGCCCTGACCGGCACCAACCTGGCCGGCTACGCCTACCTCGCCTTCGGCAACACCGCGATCTCCTACTTCCTCTGGTTCCGCGGCATCGAGCGGCTGAGCGCCTCCTCGGTCACCCTGCTCGGCCCGCTCTCCCCGATCACCGCCGCCGTCATCGGCTGGGCCGCGCTCGGCCAGGCGCTCGGCCCGGTGCAGCTGCTCGGCATGGTGATCGCCTTCGGCGCCACCCTGGTCGCCCAGATGGGGCCGCGCACCGCCGGGACGGAGAAGGAGGCCGCAGCCGAGGCCGCTGCCGAGGCCACCCTGGAGGCAGCCCCCGGGACCACTGAATCGTTCAGCTCTGCTGAACAGAACGGTCAGGAAGTTTCGATGGACCTGGAGGGTTCGGCGGTGCGACGGTAA
- a CDS encoding DMT family transporter, translated as MTPTTITVRHPTERPAPARKLAKGAGLGVLLALLATVVWSGSFVATRDMADGVPPVQAVFWRWIIALLAVAPFAARPFWRRRRTIRRHLGFVALASLFGVALYNTLVHQAGLTTSASTMGMIMAASPVLMAGYARLGGERLGVRRVLGTLVAALGVLLLVGKGSLAVDLSAGDLWMFAAALSFASYSALLKRKPAGIDQLAFLFATFLFGALMLAPAYAVSLAVQGAFTVGTGTVGPLLYVGVLSSAVAFFAWNKAVSLIGAARAGVVYYLQPVCVALLSYALLGERLGLLGVACMALILGGVALASAPSSGPRAGGTPR; from the coding sequence ATGACACCGACCACGATCACCGTCCGCCACCCCACCGAGAGGCCGGCGCCCGCGAGGAAGCTCGCGAAGGGCGCCGGCCTCGGTGTGCTGCTCGCCCTGCTCGCCACCGTCGTCTGGTCCGGCAGCTTCGTCGCCACCCGGGACATGGCCGACGGCGTCCCGCCCGTCCAGGCCGTCTTCTGGCGCTGGATCATCGCGCTCCTCGCCGTCGCCCCGTTCGCCGCCCGCCCGTTCTGGCGCCGGCGCCGGACGATCCGCCGGCACCTCGGCTTCGTCGCCCTCGCCTCGCTGTTCGGCGTCGCCCTCTACAACACCCTGGTGCACCAGGCCGGGCTGACCACCTCCGCCTCCACCATGGGCATGATCATGGCCGCCTCCCCGGTGCTCATGGCCGGCTACGCCCGGCTCGGCGGCGAACGCCTCGGGGTCCGCCGCGTCCTCGGGACGCTGGTCGCCGCGCTGGGCGTGCTGCTGCTCGTCGGCAAGGGCTCCCTCGCCGTCGACCTCTCGGCCGGGGACCTGTGGATGTTCGCCGCGGCCCTGTCCTTCGCCTCGTACAGCGCCCTGCTCAAGCGCAAGCCCGCCGGGATCGACCAGCTCGCCTTCCTCTTCGCCACCTTCCTGTTCGGCGCGCTGATGCTCGCCCCCGCGTACGCGGTCTCCCTCGCCGTCCAGGGCGCCTTCACCGTCGGCACCGGCACCGTCGGACCCCTCCTCTACGTCGGCGTGCTCTCCTCCGCCGTCGCGTTCTTCGCCTGGAACAAGGCGGTCTCCCTCATCGGCGCGGCCCGCGCGGGCGTCGTCTACTACCTCCAGCCCGTCTGCGTCGCCCTCCTCTCGTACGCGCTGCTCGGCGAACGGCTCGGCCTGCTCGGCGTCGCCTGCATGGCGCTCATCCTCGGCGGAGTGGCCCTCGCCTCCGCCCCGAGCTCCGGGCCTCGCGCAGGGGGGACTCCCAGGTAG
- a CDS encoding LysR family transcriptional regulator, with protein sequence MTEWDIKKLQILRTLRDRGTVTASAEALRMTPSAVSQQLTNLSKQLGVQLLEAHGRRVRLTDAAHLVLRHAEAVFAQLERAEAELDAHLRGEAGRVRVAAFSTAVPALVVPAVQALRTAHPGLDVRIREAEAAEAYELLTAGEVDLALSLAAHAPTARDPKYSRVPLPADPLDVALPAGHPLAEAPGLRLADLSAEPWIYGGSGPWSEITTAACEAAGFVPEQAHSAAGWTAILAMVEAGLGVALVPRMAAAERRTGVVMRVLSADQPRRHVVAAVRRGAEEGPAVARVLAALRQAAAQRETRETFQQN encoded by the coding sequence ATGACCGAGTGGGACATCAAGAAGCTCCAGATCCTCCGCACCCTCCGCGACCGCGGCACCGTCACCGCGAGCGCGGAGGCGCTGCGGATGACCCCCTCGGCCGTCTCCCAGCAGCTCACCAACCTCTCCAAGCAACTCGGCGTGCAGCTCCTGGAGGCGCACGGCCGCCGGGTGCGGCTCACCGACGCCGCGCACCTGGTGCTGCGGCACGCCGAGGCGGTCTTCGCCCAGCTGGAGCGGGCCGAGGCCGAACTCGACGCCCATCTGCGGGGCGAGGCGGGGCGGGTGCGGGTCGCCGCCTTCTCCACCGCCGTGCCCGCCCTCGTCGTCCCCGCCGTCCAGGCCCTGCGCACCGCGCACCCCGGGCTCGACGTACGGATCCGGGAGGCCGAGGCGGCCGAGGCGTACGAGCTGCTCACCGCGGGCGAGGTCGACCTGGCCCTCTCGCTCGCCGCCCACGCGCCCACCGCCCGCGACCCCAAGTACAGCCGGGTCCCGCTGCCGGCCGACCCGCTCGACGTGGCCCTGCCCGCCGGGCACCCGCTCGCCGAGGCGCCCGGGCTGCGGCTCGCCGACCTCTCCGCCGAGCCCTGGATCTACGGCGGATCGGGTCCCTGGTCGGAGATCACCACCGCCGCCTGCGAGGCCGCCGGCTTCGTCCCCGAGCAGGCGCACAGCGCGGCCGGCTGGACCGCGATCCTCGCCATGGTCGAGGCCGGTCTCGGCGTGGCCCTGGTCCCCCGGATGGCCGCCGCCGAGCGCCGCACCGGGGTCGTCATGCGGGTGCTCTCCGCCGACCAGCCGCGCCGCCACGTCGTCGCGGCGGTGCGCCGCGGGGCGGAGGAGGGGCCGGCCGTGGCCCGGGTCCTGGCGGCGCTGCGGCAGGCCGCCGCGCAGCGGGAGACCCGGGAAACCTTTCAGCAGAACTGA